In Streptococcus gallolyticus subsp. gallolyticus DSM 16831, the sequence ATAGACAAGATACTAAATTTGCTGTTCCTAATGACTTCTCCTCTTTACTTTTAACTTTCAAAGCATATCCTAGAGCAACACCAGCAAGAGCCCAAACCGTCAATCCTAAAACACCATTAATTGGATCACTTCCATTTTCGAAATAGATGTTCATTAAAACAGGAATAAAAGCAGAATGTAGACCAAGTAAAACCATTAACTGCCACAAAGCACCAAATAATAAACCACCTAAAAGAGGGCTAAAATTAAAGATAGCTAAAGCAACGGTAGATAACGCTTGAGATACTATTGTCATAATCGGTCCAACCACCAATAATGTTAGAGGAACAGCTATAGCCAAAGTTAAAGCAGGAACAAACATCAAGTGAACAATTTGTGGTAAAATGCGTTTTAAAAATCTCTCTAAATAAGATGCTAACCACACTGCTACAATAATTGGAAGCAAGCTTTGAGAATAATCTACTAATTGAACTGGTAGTTTCAAAAATGTTAACGTTGTTCCTTCATTAACAGCCGTTAGAATCGTTGGATACATAATAGAAGCACCAATGACTGCAGCAACGAATTGATTCATTTTAAAAACTTTTCCAGCATTAAAACCTACAAAAATCGGTAAGAAATACAATACTGCATTTGACGCCGCATATAAGATAATATAGGTTCCGTCTGTATCAGATAGCCAACCTAACGTTGTACAAATAACCAAACATCCCTTGATTAACCCCGAACCAACCAACACACCTAAAAGTGGCATGATACAACCGGATATAATTTTAAAAATACGGTTGAACAGCTTATCTTTTTGAACGCCATCTTCTTTTGTATCTTCAATAATTTCTTTCTCGTCATTTATTCCTAGTTCTGAACGAACTAGGGGAGCAATTTCTGAGACCTCAGTTCCTACAATGACTTGATATTGTCCACCTTGTCGAACAACACCTTTAACCAATTTTTGACTTTTAATTGCCTTTTCATCAGCTAATGATTCATCTTTCAGTTCAAACCGCAAACGTGTCATACAATTTAAAACATTTTTGACGTTACTCTTTCCACCAACTAACTTAACAATCTCTTTTGCAAAAAGACTATAATTCTCTTTTTTTGCCATTTGACTTCTCCTTTATTTTTATATTTGAATTATAGCGCTTTCATAGTATAATAGAAATAGCAGATTTGTAGACAAACACTATCATTTTTTTAGGTATTATTATGGACATAAAACAATTAGATAACTTTCTATTTGAACTAACACAACACGAAAAAAATTATCAACAGAACCCTTTTATACAAGCTTTTTCAGATAGAATGCCACGCTTCAACTATCAAGGAAAAGATATTTTTTATTTGAATACGTCTCTAGCTAACAATTTTAGACAGCTACCATTTTTTATTCGAAAACAAAGCCGTTTTGTTCCTGTCCCTGAACACATTCATGACACCATTGAAATTAACTATGTTTACCATGGGAGCTATACGCAAGTAATTAATGGACAGCAACTCACTTTAAAACAAGGAGATTTAATTATTATTGACACAGGTATACCACATCAAACCGATGCCCTTGGGACAGATGACATTATTATTAGTATGTTGATAAAACAAGATTTTTTTACAAAGTACTTTTATACTGAACTAGCTCCAGATACGCTACTATCTAAATTTATCCTTCGAGCCATTTCAGAAAGTAACAATCATAATCAGTATCTCTTTTTTAGGAGTAATCATTTTCAAAAATTACATTATTTTTTCCAAGAACTATTATGTGAATACTATTCATCAGAGCCTCTCCCTTTTTCCGAAAACTATCTGACAAACTACTTAAAACTAATTTTCTTAGAACTTATTCGTTATTATTCTGTTGAAGACAATGGAACGACAAATGCTAATCAGCAATTTATGTTTGATGTTATGAATTACATTGACCAAAATTATAAAAATTGTCATTTAAATCAGTGTGCTAACCAGTTAAATTACAATAGTAGCTACCTTAGCCAACACATTAAGGAAAGTACAGGTAAAAACTTTAAGACACTCGTTCAAGAAAAACGCCTATCTATCAGTCTTGTCTTACTCCAACAGACTCAAAAATCTATACGAGACATTACTCTTGACGTCGGCTTTTCAAACCTCAACCAATTTTATAAAGTATTTAAAAAACAATACCATATGACTCCAGCTGAATATCGAATAAAAAAATGAGCTTACAGGCTCATTTTTTCTAATCACTAACTCTCCCACCAACCTTACTTAAGTCAACTATCATATCAATTGCTTTAGGAACTGTTATTTTCCAATCTTTTCCTACTTTGATAATAGAAATAGAGCCTTGTGGTGATTTAAAATTAAAGTTAAAGTTCTCAACAATTTCTACACTTGGTTTAATGGTAATAGCTCGGTAACCTGATTTTCTAATATGTAACCCAACAGTTTCTCGTATCATCCAATCCAAGACACAGCCAAAAGCATAGTGATTAAACGAAAAAGCCCCTACTTTTCCATCCGGATGAATACCAGCCCATGATTCCCAAATAGTTGTTGCTCCTTGCTTCACTTCGTAAAACCAAGATGGGCAGGCATCTTGGAAGAAAATTGTTTTTGCCAATTCTTGATAACCGTTCTCACAAAGAACATCTAAAAGGTAAGGAATTGATAAAAAGCCAGTATCCAAGCGATCACCATTTTCGTGAATTTTTTCTACCAACCGTGTTACAAAATCAGATTTTATATGTTCAGGAATCATATGAAAGGCTAAAGCTAAAACATAACACCCTTGAAAGTCACTGCACAACTGGTTTTTAGTTGTAATAAAATAGTGGCTAAAAGCTGTTTTTACCTTTTGACAATAGTCTTTAAAAGGTTTAACATCCTTACCAATAATTTCTGAGATGTTCGCTAAGAGTTCTGCTGAATGTGCTAAAAACATAGTGGCAACAATATCTTTTGTCACTTCAGCCGTTTTCATCGGATTTGGATTATCCATCATAAAACTTGGAAACATCCAATCGCCGTAATGAAACTTTGTATCCCAGATATAACATGCCTCACCTTTCTTACCTCTTGCAGCACTTTTTCGTTCAAAATCAAACCATTTAAGCATGGCATCGTAGTTTTCTTCAAGAACAGTAATATCTCCATAACGCTCATATAGTGTCCAGGGAACCATGATTATTGCATCTCCCCACCCTGCTGAGGAATAAGATCCTGTAAAAGCAACACTCTTTTGAGCATCAGCTGGTGCTGGTGAATAATCCAAAATTTCACCATTGCGACGTTGATTAATACGAAGACTTCTTAACCAACGACGAATAAAAGCATTAGTATCCATATAAAATGTCGATGAGGGTGCAAAAACTTGCATATCACCTGTCCACCCAACGCGTTCACGTTGTGGACAATCTGTTGGAATAGATAACATATTACCACGTTGACTCCAAAGAATATTTGATAATAGTTGATTAACCAACGAATCATTTGTTAAGAAATACCCAGTCTCCGGTAAGTCCGAATAAATAGCTACCGCTTGAATTGCATTAGTTGGAATTTCTTTGAGTCCTGTAATTTTTACATAACGAAAACCGTGAAAAGTAAAATCAGGTTCCATAATCTCTTTTTTACCATTTCCAACGAAAATATCAGTAGCATCTTTATTACGACCAATGATATTTTTGAAAAACTTTCCCTCTTCATTAAGCACTTCAGCATGTTCTAAAATGACTTCTTGATCTTTTTCTAGAGCTAATTCCAAACGAACACGTCCCGCAATAACTTGTCCAAAATCAACAATAATATCCTCTGATTCATGCCAGATTTTCTTAGGAGCTAAAAACTGTTTTCGATAAACTTGTGGCCCTTCTTGAGGAGCCAAACGAGCATAATCTGCTTCAATTTCAAAGACCTTTCCAGATAGGTTTTCATAACTTGTTTTCCAGTTTGAATCCAGTCTGAAATCCTGTTTTTCACCAATCTGTATATCAGCATAACAGTGCTTTCCAGTACCCGACGTAAAACTTTCATCTGTTCCGATAACCTCTTTCTCACCGTCAACTAAATCGATTTCTAAATCAGCTAACAAAGCCAATTGATTCCCAAATTGAATGCTACCTCCCTGAACACTAATTCGTCCAGCAAACCAGCCATCTGCAACTTCAATTGCTAAGGTATTCATACCTTCCACTAGCAAACCCGTAACATCATAAGTTTGATACATCAAAAAATCATTATAGTCGGTATAATCAGGAGTAAAAATAGCCTCTGTTACTTTTTTTCCATTTAAATAAGCCTGATAAATTCCTTGACAAGTTATAATTAAACGTGCCTTACGAACCAATTTAGAGACTTCAAAAATTTTTTTAAAATAAATACTAGGATTAAGGCGTTCTTCAATTGGCTCTTGTAGTTTAATTTTTCCAGAGAACATTTCTTCTAATGTAAATTCAGGCTCTTGAGATACCGTAGCAAAATCTGTTGAAATCCATTTCCCATGCCAACTTTCTCGTGTATTTCTCATCAAAATTTTCCTCCTACTGACTTGTTAATTCATTTTAACAAAAATAAGTTATCTTTTTTATGCTAAAAACCAACTCCCTTTCTCCTAATACCCATTAAAATACCAAACAATTAAAAATAAAAGCCAAACTTTTCCTAAGTTTGACTTATTTTTTGAGGAGACCATATTCGTAAGTTTTAATTTAGGAAACCTTCGTGTGGCGTTACGTGGAAGTAGTCAGCAATTTCTTGTAACTGTTTATCTGTAATGGCTTGTTTAATATTTCCACCTTGAACGCCAATTTGTGAGAAAATCATGGCAGCTTTTTCCAGCACTTCAACTAAACCATAAGTGTCGTCTAATGATATTCCTGAGGCAAAGAGACCATGATGTGGCCAAAGAACAGCTTGATAATCTGCCATTTTAGTAGCTGTAGCTTCACCAATTTCATTTGTTCCTGGCGTCATATAAGGAATCACACCGACTCCTTCTGGAAAGACAACAATTGATTCTGCTTGCATTTTCCATAGTAGACGTGATAAGTGACGTTCTGATAATTCTTGTGTAAATGATAAAGCAATCAAATTTGTTGGATGACAATGGAAAACAACACGCTGTTCTGGATTAACTTTCAATCGTTCAATATGACTCATCAAATGACTTGGAAATTCTGATGTTGGACGTCCACCTGCTTCAAATCCCCAAACAATATCATAAGATTTACCATCTTCAGAGATTTTTACCAAACCAAGATCACGTTCTGGATTGCCATAGACATTTCTAAAATGACAACCGGTCCCCGTAACAAGGTAATAGTAACCTGCTAAAGCTGAAGCGTCAAAACCAAGCTCATAAGTTCGTTTAACGTCTGCTACATCTTCAAAATCTTCCACTTCCTCAGCTGTCAAACGATAAGAAACATTACCACCATTGCGTTCATCCCAATATCGAAGATAAGATTCTCGTGTGACATCGCGCATGTCTTTTACAAATGATGATTCTACAAATTTTGTCATTTTTCTCCCTTTCACTGCTAGCTATTAATGGCGTTCTGCTAAAATTTTTGCTTCATAATCTTTGACTTCTTTAAACCAATCAAATCCAACTGGCACATTATTTTTAAAGCAGAAGTAATTCCAAACGTCGCTATATGGAAAATCTTTTAATTCTTCTGTCAGAACTAAACGTGATGTGAAATCAAATTGATTTTCCATATCCTTTAAATCTTGTGTTGGTTCAAGCATGGCTTTTAAAAGTGCTTTTTGGGTATTACGAGTTCCAACCACCCAAGCAGCAATACGGTTAATTGTACCATCAAAGAAATCAAGACCAATCGCTGTACGATCAAGCAAATCATTACGAACAATTTCCTTAGTGATTTCTTGTAACTCATCATCCATAATCACAACATGGTCAGAATCCCAACGAACTGGACGAGACACATGAAGCATTAGACGTTTGCTAAATAAGGCAAGAGAAGAAATCTTATTAGAAATAACTTCTGTTGGATGAAAATGCCCTGCATCAAGCAAAATTGTCTTCTGACGTGTCAAACCATATCCCATATAGAATTCATGAGAACCCACAGTATAAGCTTCAGCACCCAGTCCAAATAATTTACTTTCAACGGTGTCAACATTGTATTCTTCATCAATTTCCTCAGAGAAGATTTCATCTAGTGATTCCATAAGACGCTTACGTGGTGCCAAGCGATCAATCGGATTATCTTTAAAGCCATCTGGCACCCAGAAATTAGTATAACAAGTTTCACCTAACTCTTTACCAAAATATTCTGCAATACGACGGCTACGTTTCCCATGCTCAATCCAATAATCACGAACTTCTTTGTCGGGATGAGAAAGGGTAAACCCATCTCTCATCATTGGATGTGAGAAAAATGTTGGATTAAAATCAAGACCAATTTCTTGCTCTTTAGCCCACCTAACCCATTTTTCAAAATGTTTTGGTTCAATTTCATTCAAATCCACAGCTTCATCCGTATCAAGGTAAATCGCATGGAGATTAAGTTTGTGTTTCCCTGGAATAAGTGAATAAGCTTTCTCAAGATCAGCACGCAATTCTTCCGGCGTATGGGAAGCACCTGGATAATTACCAGTTGACATAATGCCGCCTGTCAATTCACCATCTGGTGTTAAGAAACCTCTTACATCATCGCCTTGCCAGCAGTGCATTGAAATTTTAACATTTTGTAATTTTTCAAGAACAGCATCCGTATCAACACCTACTTCTGCGTAGCGTGCTTTTGCTGCTTCATATGCTTTTTCAATTGTTTCTTTACTTACCATAATATTACCCTCTATTAATTAAATACTGTTTTTTTATAAATTTCTAAATGGTCACGGTCAGCAATTGGACGTGGTTCGTAGCATTCCAATGATTGATGTTCACTCAACCATAATCGTGCTTCTTTCAAGTCTTGCAATTCTCCTGAAGTTATCATCTGAACCATGATATTTCCAAATGCTGTAGCTTCGCCAGGTCCTGCAATAACAGGCTTTCCAATAACATCTGCGGTTAATTGATTGAGCAATTTCACGTTGCTACCACCACCGACGATATGAAGTACATCCAATTTATGTCCAATCAAGTTTTCAAGAATTGTCCATTCGTGTGCATAAGCAAGTGCTAGATTTGAATACACACACATGACTAGTTCACCAACTGTTTCAGGAACAATTTGTCCACTTTCACGACAATAATCTTGAATTTCTGTAATCATATTATTCGGATTAATGAAACGGTCATCGTTTAAATTCACATATTGTAAAAATGGCTCAACTTGATATGCTTGCTCTGCCATTTCTGCAAAAGTGTATCGATAATCAAGCATACGCGCAATTTCTTGCACTGTCCACATGCCAGTAATATTTTTTAAGAAACGGTAAGTCTTATAGGCTCCCCACTCATTTGTGTAATTTTCTTCAAATGCCTTCTGACTTAATATTGGCTCTTGATTTTCAACACCAATCAAAGACCATGTTCCACTTGAAAGATATGCCCAGTTCTCACTGGTAGCTGGCACTCCAACCACTGCTGAAGCTGTATCATGCGTTGCAACAGCAACTACCTTAGCTTCTGGTAAATCATAAGTTGCGTAAAGTTCAGAAGATAGATTTCCAATAATTTCACCTGTTTCTATCAAATCTGGAAATTTATCTAAATCAACTCCAGCAACATCAAGTAGTTCCTTATCATAATCACGGCTATGAATATTCAAATACTGAGTGGTTGATCCATTTGTAACTTCTCCAACTTTTTTCCCAGTTAAACGATAGGCAATATAATCTGGTACCATAAGAATTGTTTGGGCTTTAGCAAGTAAGTCGCTATCCTCGGCACACAATTGATACAAAGTGTTAAAATTCAAAAATTGGATACCCGTTTTTTGATAGACGTTATTTTTAGAAATTTTTTCAAAAACTTTTTGCATCATTCCTTGTGTTCGTGCATCACGGTAAGCCACAGGTTCAGCTAACAATTCCCCATTTTCATCTAAAAGAACATAGTCAACGGCCCATGTATCAATACCAATTGTACAGGTTTTAACACCACACGCTTTTATTTTTTCAAGACCAAGTAAAATCTCATCAATTAAATGATTAATATTCCATCGCTCATGACCATTATTCTTTGTAAAGCCATTTTTAAAACGATGGATTTCACTAATTTCAAGCTTATCTTCCCTATTTGCAAGAATCACACGTCCACTTGAAGCACCAATATCAATCGCTACATGATAAGTCATTATTTTCTCCTTTCATCATTTATTAAACGTTTACATTTATATTTAACACTATTTCTTTTTATGGTACAATAACAGATAGAAAGAGTAATCGTATCATTTTTACAGATAAGTGTGGAACGGAGTCTTAAATGAATCTTGAAACATTTTTATTAAAAGAAACAGAACATGAAAAACAGCAAAAAAGCCTGGGATTTATTCCAGACTTAAAAGATACTCAAATCATCGATGGAATCATGCAACTACCAAATGCTTTATTCTTTAACAATAAAGATATCTATATTTCCAAACACAATCGCTATGCTGACTACCCCGAACATTCTCATCAATTTTTAGAACTCAATTTTATGTTTAAAGGAACTTGCCATCAGGTCATTAATGGAAAAGACTTTACTTTGCAGGAAGGCGATATATTGCTAATGGATTCTGGTAGTAGACATTCCATTTCAGCACTCGAAAAAGAGGATATTTTGATTAACATTCTCTTTCAAAATAGCAACGTTTCACTAGAGTGGTTAACACAACTTCAAGGTCAAAATAGCTTAATCTACCAGCTGTTATTAGCTAATTCAACAACTCATCACCATTCAAATTATCTCATTTTATCAACTAAAAATAACAAGCATGTGCAACACATTATTCAACAAATGATGACTGAGTATTTTATGCCACATGATTTTTCACAACAAATCATTAGTCAATATCTACCGATTTTATTCTATGAATTGGCTAGAAATCTCAGACAAATTGACCATAGCCAAAAAATTGAACTTGAAGAAACACCCTATTTACAGGTACTACGTTTAATTGATAAACATTATCAAGATTTAACACTAGCTAGCTTAGCACAAGAATTGAACTTCAATAAAAACTACCTTAGTAATCTTATCAAAGAGAAGTCAGGAAAAACCTTTACCGAACTCATTACTCAACAAAAATTGATGAAAGCTAAGCTACTTCTTCAATCCACTCGTATGCCAATTTACGAAATTGCACAGAGTGTTGGATTTTCAAACAAAACCTACTTTTACGATAAATACCGTGCTTACTTTGGGCACTCTCCAAGAGATGATAGACAGGTATAATTTATTTTATTAGACAAAAAACACCAGCTGAAATCAGCTGGCTTTTGTAATCTAACCCTTTATTAAAGTTTCTTACAAGTGATTGAAACAATTGCTTCGTGTTGCCCAAGTTTTGAGAAATTATTTTGTAGAATCCACATAAAAAATGCCCTATAAAATCGTTCTAAGTCAGAAAAAAAGTTATCGCTTTGGGAAAATTTTTCTTCCCAAGATTTCAAGTCGTGTTCGACTTGATTTAGTTGTCGTTTTATTTCCAGTAAAAGTTTTTCTGGTATTCGTTGAAGTTTTAGAGCAACACGAAAAATTGAATCAAAAAAGGTAATCTCCGTGATATAAGTTATCATGTTTATCACCTCCACTAAAAACATAACAAAGAAAACTTAAAAGAAACCAAATTTTAAAAGCGCTTCAAATAGTCGTACTCGTTATCCTGCATACAAAAAAGACGCCTATTAGCGTCTTTTTATATATACTAAGGTTTAATACGGTGTAGCATACGTGGGAATGGAATGGCTTCACGGATGTGTTTTGTTCCAGCCACGAATGTTACCATACGTTCGATACCGATACCAAATCCAGCGTGTGGTACTGAACCATATTTACGAAGGTCAAGGTAGAATTCGTATTCTGATTTATCCATTTCAAGGGCATCCATTTTAGCCACAAGAGCATCGTAATCATCTTCACGGACTGAACCACCGATGATTTCACCGTAACCTTCTGGTGCAAGAAGGTCAGCACACAAAACGCGTTCTGGATTACCAGGAACTGGCTTCATATAGAAAGCTTTGAAGCTTGCAGGATAATTGATAACGAATGTTGGAACACCAAAATAGTTTGAAATCCAAGTTTCATGTGGTGAACCGAAGTCATCACCGTGTTCTAGGTGTTCGTAATCAGCGTCTTCGTCATTTTCATGTTCTTGAAGAAGCGAGATAGCATCATCGTAAGAAACACGTTTGAATGGTTCTGCAATGTATTTTTTAAGCAAATCAACGTCACGTTCCAAGATTTCAAGGGCTTGTGGAGCACGGTCAAGAACACCTTGGATAAGAGCTTTAACGTAAGCTTCTTGAAGATCAAGAGATTCTTCGTGTGAAAGGAATGAATATTCAGCATCCATCATCCAGAACTCAGTCAAGTGACGGCGAGTTTTTGATTTTTCAGCACGGAAAACAGGACCGAAGTCAAAGACACGACCAAGCGCCATAGCACCAGCTTCAAGGTACAATTGTCCTGATTGGCTCAAGTAAGCAGGTGTACCAAAGTAATCTGTTTCAAACAATTCTGTTGAATCTTCAGCCGCATTTCCAGACAAGATTGGGCTATCAAATTTGATGAAGCCATTTTTATCAAAGAATTCATAAGTTGCATAGATAATTGCATTACGAACTTGCATGATAGCCATTTGTTTGCGTGAACGCAACCACAAGTGACGGTGATCCATTAGGAAATCTGTACCATGTTCTTTTGGAGTGATTGGGTAATCTTCTGAATGACCAACAATTTCAAGGTCTGTCACATCAAGCTCATAACCAAATTTTGAACGAGAATCTTCTTTGACAATACCTGTGATAAGGATAGAAGTTTCTTGGTTAAGGTGTTTGATAGTATTGAATTTTTCAGTTCCTTCTTCTTCACCAAATTTTTCGATGAAGTTTGGTTTGAAAGCAACAGCTTGGAAGAATGCTGTTCCGTCACGAAGTTGTAGGAAGGCAATTTTTCCTTTTCCTGATTTGTTGGCAACCCAAGCACCGATTGTAACTTCTTCACCAACATGGTCTTTAACATCAATAATAGATACGTAATCTTTAGACATATTTCCTCTTTTCAACTATTACTCTGACACTTCTGTCAGTTTAATCTTACTTATTTTATTTTTTGTGCTATTGATTGTGACTTGGTAGGTCATTTCTTTTTCGCCGCCGTCCCAGTCTTGACAATAAGTTAACTTGAAAGATTGCTTTCCAGATTTTGTCACCTTTCCTGTCAATTGACTATAACCGCCAGAACCTACGTTATCTGATTTACTTGGATAAGTGTGATAAGTTACACCTTCTAAAGCAATAGCTTCGCTATTAACATCACTAGCTACCCAAGAATATCCCGTGCTGCTGTTACTAGCCAAATCAATTTCAAAGGTCTTTTCATCTGTACTAACACGATAATCTCCAAGTTCTGTTAGCTTGGGAGAGCTTGGTTTGAAATGAATTCCCAATCCGACTAATACCATTCCTAAAAAGGCGACTAATACAATAATGATTTTTCGTCTTTTAGACATAGCTTATTTTTCCATAAAGGCTTTCAAACGATTAACAGCGTCTTTCAAAGTGTCTAAGTCAGTGGCATAGCTCAAACGAACATTTTCAGGAGCACCAAAACCTGCACCAGTGACAAGAGCAACACCTACTTCTTCAAGAATAGCTGTTGTAAATGCTGTGACATCTGTATAGCCTTTCATTTCCATCGCTTTTTTCACGTTAGGGAAAAGGTAGAATGCCCCTTGTGGTTTAATCACTTCAAATCCAGGAACTTCATTAAGCAATGGATAGATAGTATTAAGGCGTTCTTCGAAAGCTTGACGCATTGTCTCAATAGAATCTTGTGGACCAGTAAGAGCTTCAATGGCTGCATATTGAGAAACGGCTGTCAAATTTGAGGTTGTTTGGCTGATAACTTTTGCCATTCCTGAAATAATTTCTTCTTCAGCAACCGCAAAACCAACACGCCAACCTGTCATGGCATAAGTTTTTGAAACACCGTTAACCACAACAGTTTGTTTTCTGATAGCTTCTGAAATACTTGAGATTGGTGTAAACTCATTACCGTTATAAACCAAACGTCCATAAATATCGTCAGCAAGAATTAGAATGTTGTGTTCTACTGCCCAATTTCCGATAGCTTCCAATTCATCACGTGTGTAAATCATACCTGTTGGATTAGACGGCGAATTTAACAAGAGAACTTTTGTTTTTTCTGTACGAGCTGCTTCAAGTTGTTCGACGGTCGCTTTGAAATGATTGCTTTCAGTTGTCGCAACAGTTACTGGCACACCATCAACCATTTTGACTTGGTCAACATAAGACACCCAGCATGGTGTTGGGATAATGACTTCATCGCCTGGATTAAGAACAGTTGTAAAGAAAGTATAAAGGATAAATTTCGCACCTGTTGCCACAACCACTTGATTACGATTGATTGAATAGCCATAGAATTTTTCCATATAGCTATTAATAGCATCTTTTAATTCAGGTAGTCCTGAAGCAACTGTGTAAAAGCTTGCTTTACCATTTTGAATTGCCTCAATAGCTGCATCTTGGATATTTTTAGGAGTTACAAAATCAGGTTCTCCCAAAGTAAGTGATAAAATATCACGACCTTCTGCTTTTAAGGCTTTAGCACGCGCACTTGCTGCTAGTGTCACACTTTCTTCCATGTTCAACACGCGATTTGATAAGTTTGTCATATGCCCTCCTTCTTCACGAGCTCACTTGTTTCAAAATTCACAAGATAATAACCATTAGTAGCTGTTACTTCCCAAATAGGCGTTTCGTCATAAATACCATAAACAACCTTAGAAATACCAGTCGCTCCGTTTGCTGTCGCAACTTGCTTAGCTTCTTTACGACTAATACCATCATTTACAGAATAGACATAAACTTCACCATTGTCCTCGCCAACAGACACAATCTTTTGCTCTCCAGATGATGTTGTCCCATAAACGCTATAATAAGTCTCTGAACCATTATAAAGGTCAACTGAAGATGTGTCTGTCAAATCAGCTTTTTCAACGGCAACTTGGGTAGCCAATTTTTCTGCATCCAGTCTTGGTTTCACTGATAGATACAAAACTGTCACCACAGAAATCAAGAGAACTAAGAAAATCAAGCTAAAACCAAGTAAATACTGTTTTACTGGTGTTAATTTTTTCATTTACTTCTCCCTTTTAGTTTATCCCCTTTATTATAGCAAAAAATTCTTTATTTCTGTTAGACTCTTTGAAAATTTTTGAGAAGAAAGGTAAAATTCTTCTGCCAAAGCATCATTTATCATTTTTCCGTACGATTTTGTCAATATCCGATTGTCTAAAATGAGCACAGCTGAGCGTTGATTGTCACGTCTCATCGTACGTCCAATCGCT encodes:
- the rhaB gene encoding rhamnulokinase; this translates as MTYHVAIDIGASSGRVILANREDKLEISEIHRFKNGFTKNNGHERWNINHLIDEILLGLEKIKACGVKTCTIGIDTWAVDYVLLDENGELLAEPVAYRDARTQGMMQKVFEKISKNNVYQKTGIQFLNFNTLYQLCAEDSDLLAKAQTILMVPDYIAYRLTGKKVGEVTNGSTTQYLNIHSRDYDKELLDVAGVDLDKFPDLIETGEIIGNLSSELYATYDLPEAKVVAVATHDTASAVVGVPATSENWAYLSSGTWSLIGVENQEPILSQKAFEENYTNEWGAYKTYRFLKNITGMWTVQEIARMLDYRYTFAEMAEQAYQVEPFLQYVNLNDDRFINPNNMITEIQDYCRESGQIVPETVGELVMCVYSNLALAYAHEWTILENLIGHKLDVLHIVGGGSNVKLLNQLTADVIGKPVIAGPGEATAFGNIMVQMITSGELQDLKEARLWLSEHQSLECYEPRPIADRDHLEIYKKTVFN
- a CDS encoding AraC family transcriptional regulator; amino-acid sequence: MNLETFLLKETEHEKQQKSLGFIPDLKDTQIIDGIMQLPNALFFNNKDIYISKHNRYADYPEHSHQFLELNFMFKGTCHQVINGKDFTLQEGDILLMDSGSRHSISALEKEDILINILFQNSNVSLEWLTQLQGQNSLIYQLLLANSTTHHHSNYLILSTKNNKHVQHIIQQMMTEYFMPHDFSQQIISQYLPILFYELARNLRQIDHSQKIELEETPYLQVLRLIDKHYQDLTLASLAQELNFNKNYLSNLIKEKSGKTFTELITQQKLMKAKLLLQSTRMPIYEIAQSVGFSNKTYFYDKYRAYFGHSPRDDRQV
- the asnS gene encoding asparagine--tRNA ligase, whose product is MSKDYVSIIDVKDHVGEEVTIGAWVANKSGKGKIAFLQLRDGTAFFQAVAFKPNFIEKFGEEEGTEKFNTIKHLNQETSILITGIVKEDSRSKFGYELDVTDLEIVGHSEDYPITPKEHGTDFLMDHRHLWLRSRKQMAIMQVRNAIIYATYEFFDKNGFIKFDSPILSGNAAEDSTELFETDYFGTPAYLSQSGQLYLEAGAMALGRVFDFGPVFRAEKSKTRRHLTEFWMMDAEYSFLSHEESLDLQEAYVKALIQGVLDRAPQALEILERDVDLLKKYIAEPFKRVSYDDAISLLQEHENDEDADYEHLEHGDDFGSPHETWISNYFGVPTFVINYPASFKAFYMKPVPGNPERVLCADLLAPEGYGEIIGGSVREDDYDALVAKMDALEMDKSEYEFYLDLRKYGSVPHAGFGIGIERMVTFVAGTKHIREAIPFPRMLHRIKP
- a CDS encoding protease inhibitor I42 family protein; this encodes MSKRRKIIIVLVAFLGMVLVGLGIHFKPSSPKLTELGDYRVSTDEKTFEIDLASNSSTGYSWVASDVNSEAIALEGVTYHTYPSKSDNVGSGGYSQLTGKVTKSGKQSFKLTYCQDWDGGEKEMTYQVTINSTKNKISKIKLTEVSE
- a CDS encoding pyridoxal phosphate-dependent aminotransferase — protein: MTNLSNRVLNMEESVTLAASARAKALKAEGRDILSLTLGEPDFVTPKNIQDAAIEAIQNGKASFYTVASGLPELKDAINSYMEKFYGYSINRNQVVVATGAKFILYTFFTTVLNPGDEVIIPTPCWVSYVDQVKMVDGVPVTVATTESNHFKATVEQLEAARTEKTKVLLLNSPSNPTGMIYTRDELEAIGNWAVEHNILILADDIYGRLVYNGNEFTPISSISEAIRKQTVVVNGVSKTYAMTGWRVGFAVAEEEIISGMAKVISQTTSNLTAVSQYAAIEALTGPQDSIETMRQAFEERLNTIYPLLNEVPGFEVIKPQGAFYLFPNVKKAMEMKGYTDVTAFTTAILEEVGVALVTGAGFGAPENVRLSYATDLDTLKDAVNRLKAFMEK
- a CDS encoding DUF5590 domain-containing protein, which codes for MKKLTPVKQYLLGFSLIFLVLLISVVTVLYLSVKPRLDAEKLATQVAVEKADLTDTSSVDLYNGSETYYSVYGTTSSGEQKIVSVGEDNGEVYVYSVNDGISRKEAKQVATANGATGISKVVYGIYDETPIWEVTATNGYYLVNFETSELVKKEGI